In Rutidosis leptorrhynchoides isolate AG116_Rl617_1_P2 chromosome 2, CSIRO_AGI_Rlap_v1, whole genome shotgun sequence, one genomic interval encodes:
- the LOC139892405 gene encoding NEP1-interacting protein-like 2, whose translation MEQSISGTPSEEEGETRVLYYLIPKLISTAVSGTLNGLFALAGALTGSITGAIAGRASDSGVLRGAGLGALAGAVLSVEVLDASRAYWCQQISGTRNSSMADFMEELLRGRFAQERFPPELLTAYHWQVTISAFHPVEVLNLTDEVAHKGLSKDSLKRLPSYKISHNTAPIQNICCTICWEDVEVGEIARCLPHCQHTFHQICVDKWLTRHRSCPICRQQV comes from the exons ATGGAACAAAGTATCAGTGGAACACCTTCGGAAGAAGAAGGTGAAACCAGGGTTTTATACTATTTAATTCCAAAATTGATTTCAACTGCTGTATCGGGTACCCTAAATGGACTCTTTGCATTAG CTGGTGCGTTAACGGGCAGCATTACCGGCGCGATAGCCGGCCGAGCTTCTGATAGTGGAGTTCTTCGTGGAGCTGGACTCGGTGCTCTTGCTGGGGCGGTTCTATCGGTGGAAGTTTTGGATGCTTCTCGTGCGTATTGGTGTCAACAGATTTCTGGCACAAGAAACTCATCAATG GCAGATTTTATGGAGGAGCTTCTTCGTGGAAGATTTGCGCAGGAACGTTTTCCTCCTGAACTCTTAACAGCGTATCATTGGCAG GTGACAATTTCTGCCTTTCATCCTGTTGAGGTACTTAATTTGACAGATGAAGTAGCACACAAAGGGTTGTCAAAGGATTCATTGAAACGCTTGCCAAGCTATAAAATTTCACATAATACCGCACCGATTCAAAATATTTGTTGCACAATCTGTTGGGAG GATGTTGAAGTTGGTGAAATTGCTCGGTGCTTACCTCATTGTCAACACACGTTTCACCAGATATGTGTCGATAAGTGGCTAACTCGACATCGCTCTTGCCCCATCTGTAGACAACAAGTATAA